One Xyrauchen texanus isolate HMW12.3.18 chromosome 26, RBS_HiC_50CHRs, whole genome shotgun sequence genomic window, GTTAATGTTTCCACGTGTTCTCTTTCTCTGCAGACTATCTGTCTCTGGGACATCAGCACAGTGCCTAAAGAAGGAAAGATAGTGGATGCCAAGACCATTTTCACTGGTCACACTGCTGTAGTGGAGGATGTGTCCTGGCACCTGCTACACGAGTCACTCTTTGGGTCTGTGGCTGATGACCAGAAGCTTATGATGTAAGTAATTCTTCCTCTGGATGTTTCTTCTAACAAATCTCTTTGCCTTCAGTGTATAACAGTGTAATAGTGTCAAAGCTGTCACAGTAGTGTGCCATCATCTGTTCAACCTGTAGCTGTAAAATTAGCTATATTTTaatctctgtctttttttttcttcagctgggACACACGCTCCAATAACACATCCAAACCCAGTCATGCAGTGGATGCACACACTGCAGAGGTCAACTGCTTGTCCTTCAACCCTTACAGCGAGTTCATTCTGGCAACTGGTTCTGCTGACAAAGTAAGAACTATAAAAAGGCCTTTAAGTTCTGGTGCACCTATTAACTCATTAAATGTGGGACTCTGACtgaaagtgatttatttatttttttcatccgtCACAGACTGTTGCATTGTGGGATCTGCGAAACCTCAAGCTAAAACTTCACTCTTTTGAGTCACACAAAGATGAAATCTTCCAGGTACTGACACATCTCTTAACATTAGTGTAAATGGTATGTTTCAACCTGTGCAATGAGATTACATGACTCTGAATGTGTCCATAGGTTCAGTGGTCACCCCATAATGAGACCATCCTGGCCTCCAGTGGAACAGACAGGAGACTCAATGTGTGGGACCTCAGGTGGGTTGTCTCATTGTTATTTTACTCACCACCTCTCTAAACTCTAAACTTCTCTATGCTCTAAAAATGTTCCTAAAAACTTACTTTGTTAGTTTATTTCTTTTCTCAGTGTGAATAATTTTgacatgtttttttcttcttctgcagtaAAATTGGTGAGGAACAGTCACCAGAAGATGCAGAGGACGGACCTCCAGAGCTACTGGTGAGTACTGATACCCtatgttataatattttttttattgtttaagttgttattagggctgtcaatcgattcaaattttgtatcgaattaatgacatggtgtcccgattaattaatcgtgattaattgcatatacaaatatttgctgagaaagcccctcatataacaataattcaatatataatgatgaaataattatacatagttatctataaatatatatatatatatatatatatatatatatatatatataataaaatgcattacaatcctgtagcagaagagttaattattgataagacaatacaaaaagcggctttagaatacaatgtattgtttactaccatattattgatcataagtcaatcattggcatgcagttcacagcaatccatttcacaagtgaatttgtcaatcagttccagatttattatgagggcttgattAAGGACCCGTCAGACATCCTTGTGTAGCTtcttgggtgtgttgcgtcatacaCATAcaattttaggtcactgtgtcaagttaaatatagtttaatgcttggaacacatcttgagatctcttagtttgtGTTAAATTGGCAGCCCTAGTTGTTATATATAAGTTCTGGTTGCATGACTTTCTATTTGAGCTATTAAACAGTTGTGCTCTGTATGAGTTGTGCTCAAATTTACTCTTGGTCTCAAGAAAAGCAAACACAAGCAGAAAATCAGTATCCAGTTATTGCAAATACAGTACtgggcaaaagttttaggcacttaagatgtttcacaaaagcatttgtcttaagattgtaaatatatcttcagctttactgtgtcaataggaaatatacattttagactcccaaacattagttttgcaaatagaaatgattagaatagaagaacagggagcccagcAACAGATGGTATTGTCCCCAGAGAGACCCCCAcagaacatcgagtcagtctgggattacatgaagagacagaagcaattgagacagcctataTAGATTGAAGAACGTGGTgatttctccaagaagcttggaacatcctatctgccaacaaccaagaaaaactgtgtccaggtgtacctaggagaactggtgttgttttaaaggcaaaggtagccacaccaaatattgatttttagcttttttttgttcactggactttgtatgacattaagtgataaatgaaaactttttataccataatttttgaagacatcctcactatgcaacatttttcacaagtgcctaaaattttTGTACATTGCtgtatatattgttattatttattcttatttttattcagtttatCCACGGAGGCCATACAGCAAAGATTTCAGACTTCTCCTGGAATCCAAATGAACCCTGGGTGATTTGTTCAGTGTCTGAAGACAACATCATGCAAGTCTGGCAGATGGTGAGAACATTATGCGCTTGTTaaggcacattttatttattattttatacaccCATGATTGCATCAGTTACTAGTCAACATCTGCTCCTTCATAATATAACCTCTTTTATTCCCTCTAATTATATATGCCACCTGCTAATATGTTTGTGTTTGGATGTTAGAAAATTTAATTTAAGCCtaacaaaaaaaaatgcttcaaatTTGTAATTCAAAGTTAtgttatatgtattttatttattcaggCGGAGAACATCTACAATGATGAGGACCCAGAGGGGGCAGCAGATACTGAGGTccagggataaaaaaaaaaaaaaaacaggacagCTCTCAATCTTCACAGAACCCCAGTCACAGCATAAGATGGCCCTTTTCAAAACTGTCACATCTACAATGTTGTGAAGATCTTAAGTGCTCGATCCTACATAATGAAATGGGAACAATTGACTATATCTTCATCAAACACTTTTCTACTATGTTAATAGAGTATTTTTCTAAGCAATATCCGTTAATTGATCATCGGCATTGACCAGAATGTGAGAGAAATAACCCTTTTCCCATCCGACCACTTTCTCTTTGGGATTTCATTGCCGTTTACAAATACTTTAAAAGtattacttaaaatatttaaaatgtatactgATTTGTAGTATATTGTTGTAACATGAGTGCAGTGGTACATTGGTGATATTCAGTAGATTTTAACTTGTCCcccacaaaagcaaaaaaaagaaaaattccaaGCATCCATTTAAATACATGACTAGATGTATTGATAACTTAAGATCTTGTGTAGTCTTGAGCTTCACGTAATGATGAAGTGGTATGTTGTTCAATGTCTTTTTAATATTGTGACTTTTCAGTGTCTTTCTCCTTTGTCCATTCTGTTGTACAGAACATTAAGAATAAACAGTTTTTGTTGATACTGTTTAGTTGGATTCATGCTGACTAGAGCTTTGGTGAAATGTGCTGTTTTGAATCCAAAATATGCCACTCATATGCAGGGCCGGTACTAGGATGTGATCTTCAGAAGGGCATTTAGTTCTTTAGGGTGGGCAATAGGATCCAGTAGGGACTAGTATGCCAGCCATTCGCATATGACCTAAAggcttttgtttttgaaaatgctTCAAAATATTCCTACTACCAGATggctattatttaattatgtgtcATAATattcaaaaaatatgtttttatatattggcCATGGCCCACATGTGTCCCAAACTTTGAGGCTGGTTTCTTATAATAATGTGACTTTGGGCGCTTCTACCTGTAGGGGTGGGGAGTGTTTGAGAAACCTCAATAACTTATGCAGCTGCTGGGTTTGCTAATGGCACGTGATATAATTAATCTGATAGTTACTAAAAGGTGCgctcattaatttttttttaaaatactgcTTTGGATTTACACacacctagtggcgtggatgcGGCATAGAAATTCATTATTCATAGTCAGCCAGGATTCATTTAATTCCTTAGTGAAAGTGTCCTGAAAGGGTTATTAAGCGAGTGGTAttcatctggtcatgtgattctaaactGGCAGTCCCCATGTTACTGTGAGCACCTTTAAAGaaggaattaaaaaataatttgaaagtTGATAGTCTTTACAGGTATTATTTGGCTCATACGGAGgtgtaaaatacataaaatgtaagTTGAATTTGAAGGTCTAAAATGAAATTAAGAATGGTAACAAATGTTCTCTTTCAGTAGTAATTGAGTAAAGCACAAATTCACCAAAATAATCTTTGTGTATAGTAATGAAGAATAATTACTAGCATAGCTTGCAGCACTTTTACAATGtgattaaattatctttaaagaGTTCAGACCTTTTAAGTCTGTTGTCTGTCATGTTTACTTTGAAGTGAAAACActccaaaaaaattacatttagctTTGATCAAATGATTTGTTggttctgtttcacacatgaaatCCAAAaagaacagcaaaaaaaaaaaagccccggGACCACCTGTCACTCTGACTGAGTTTGTATCTCTGCAGTCAGGTACGAATCATacattaaacaaaatgtttaaatgctacATGTTGACcttattaacatgttaaatccaACAAATTGCTTAATCAGTCTTCTCATCATCTATAAACCTTCTGCCATTATCCTGTCAGTATGTTTAGAGAGGTCTCTTACAGTGCCCAAATATGTCCTTGTTAATGCCCACCTCAATTACGCATAAGAGAAAACACTCAGTTCTCAAGCATCACTGGATATAAAAGCTTTATTTCTTTTCCATTGGCTGATGGACAACTCTTACAACAATAAAGAACATTCAGCGCTGTGTGACTTGTCAGATAAAGATCAGGACACAAACAGCCCTCAGTTACTGGCATGTTTGGTCCGAGTGCTGTAGTgcagtctgttctcatttctaATAATCTGCCTGGAGGTTTGTGGAATATATCAACATGCGTGTCTATAGTCTGATACATTGTGATTAATGATTATAAATGATATGAAAGAGAGGCAGCTTGAATTTATCTATGAAAACAATTgatcaaaagaaaatatttgataGTTAGGTTTTTTCTACCAGAGTGTTCTCTTGCTTGCAGAGGCCCTTTACGCTCTCTCTGTAAAACAACAAGGGTGTAAACTATAGATATGCCATTTAACACCATGTCCCAACCACGCGCTGTTTATTCTTCTCTTATATTACTTTGAAGAATACAATGAGTAAAAATGATTTGCAAAAGTGCCAGCACTTGCCTGTAGAGAAGCAGCTCTTTGGCCATGCTATTTCTCAGCACTTCCAATTCACCTGTCTTCTTCATCTGGATCTGAAGCTCAGTTTTCAGTTTTCGGCTGTTCTCCTCAAGGAGGTCAGCTGTCTTCTGAATAAAAAAACCTGAA contains:
- the rbbp4 gene encoding histone-binding protein RBBP4 yields the protein MADKEAAFDDAVEERVINEEYKIWKKNTPFLYDLVMTHALEWPSLTAQWLPDVTRPEGKDFSVHRLVLGTHTSDEQNHLVIASVQLPNDDAQFDASHYDSEKGEFGGFGSVSGKIEIEIKINHEGEVNRARYMPQNPCIIATKTPTSDVLVFDYTKHPSKPDPSGECTPDLRLRGHQKEGYGLSWNPNLSGCLLSASDDHTICLWDISTVPKEGKIVDAKTIFTGHTAVVEDVSWHLLHESLFGSVADDQKLMIWDTRSNNTSKPSHAVDAHTAEVNCLSFNPYSEFILATGSADKTVALWDLRNLKLKLHSFESHKDEIFQVQWSPHNETILASSGTDRRLNVWDLSKIGEEQSPEDAEDGPPELLFIHGGHTAKISDFSWNPNEPWVICSVSEDNIMQVWQMAENIYNDEDPEGAADTEVQG